The Aureimonas mangrovi genome includes a region encoding these proteins:
- a CDS encoding LysR family transcriptional regulator: MREDFGGLAVFVVVAEERSFRAAADRLGVTRSAVSQAIRRLEDAMGIALVHRTTRSVGLTEAGERLYGDVAPSIAEMHAALDATRHLGSRPRGQLRLTVSSIAESFLSGPLLARFIEAHPEVELDILVTDDEIDIVAEGYDAAVRLGELIAQDMIALPVSSDQRQLAVASPAYIERHGAPVHPRELIAHRCSTWRPSPRGAPFRWEFTEDGRDFTVDVKAQVTTNDMGLMVRLALEGAAMCFGMEETFRPHIERGALVPLLEGYCPPFPGFFLYYPSRRNVAPKLRALIDHIRDERRRTNER, encoded by the coding sequence ATGCGAGAGGATTTCGGTGGCCTTGCCGTCTTTGTCGTGGTGGCGGAAGAGCGCAGTTTCCGCGCCGCGGCCGACAGGCTAGGTGTGACGCGCTCAGCGGTCAGCCAGGCGATCCGGCGGCTGGAGGACGCGATGGGCATCGCGCTCGTCCACCGCACGACGCGCTCGGTCGGGCTGACGGAGGCCGGCGAGCGGCTGTACGGCGACGTCGCGCCGTCCATCGCCGAGATGCACGCCGCGCTGGATGCCACGCGCCATCTCGGCAGCCGTCCTCGCGGACAACTCCGGCTGACGGTCTCGTCGATCGCCGAGAGCTTCCTCTCCGGTCCGCTGCTGGCGCGCTTCATCGAGGCGCATCCGGAGGTCGAACTCGACATCCTCGTGACCGACGACGAGATCGACATCGTCGCCGAGGGATACGACGCGGCCGTCCGGCTCGGCGAACTCATCGCGCAGGACATGATCGCGCTGCCGGTCTCGAGCGACCAGCGCCAGCTCGCCGTCGCCTCTCCGGCCTACATCGAGCGCCACGGCGCACCGGTTCATCCGCGCGAGCTGATAGCCCATCGCTGCTCGACGTGGCGGCCTTCGCCGCGTGGCGCGCCGTTCCGCTGGGAGTTTACCGAAGACGGCCGCGACTTCACCGTCGACGTGAAGGCGCAGGTCACGACGAACGACATGGGCCTGATGGTGCGTCTTGCGCTGGAGGGCGCGGCGATGTGTTTCGGGATGGAGGAGACCTTCCGCCCGCACATCGAGCGCGGAGCGCTCGTGCCGCTCTTGGAGGGCTACTGCCCGCCCTTTCCGGGTTTCTTCCTCTATTATCCGAGCCGGCGGAACGTCGCGCCCAAGCTGCGGGCCCTCATCGACCACATCCGCGATGAGCGGCGCCGGACGAACGAGCGATAG
- a CDS encoding SDR family oxidoreductase, translating to MALDKTILITGASSGIGVGIARELAAAGATLMLGARRTDRLDALAEELRANGARVETQRLDVTDRADVQRFADAGRERLGRVDAIVNNAGIMPLSPMASLKVDEWDAMVDVNIKGVLYGIAAVLPEMTARGSGHVVNIASIGALAVSPTAAVYCATKFAVRAISDGLRQEHSDIRVTCIHPGVVESELASTITDETAAEAMKSYRAIALQPDAIGRAVRYALEQPEDVDVGEIVVRPTRASAY from the coding sequence ATGGCCCTCGACAAGACCATTCTCATTACCGGCGCATCCAGCGGCATCGGCGTCGGCATTGCGCGCGAACTCGCGGCGGCGGGCGCGACGCTCATGCTCGGCGCGCGCCGCACCGACCGGCTCGACGCGCTGGCCGAAGAACTCCGCGCCAACGGCGCGCGCGTCGAGACACAGCGCCTCGACGTGACGGACCGGGCGGACGTGCAGCGCTTCGCGGATGCGGGGCGCGAACGCCTCGGCCGAGTGGACGCCATCGTCAACAATGCCGGCATCATGCCGCTTTCGCCGATGGCCTCCCTCAAGGTCGACGAGTGGGACGCGATGGTGGACGTTAACATCAAGGGCGTCCTCTACGGCATCGCCGCCGTTCTGCCGGAAATGACGGCGCGCGGCTCAGGCCACGTCGTCAACATCGCCTCCATCGGCGCGCTTGCCGTTTCGCCGACCGCCGCCGTCTACTGCGCCACGAAGTTCGCGGTGCGCGCCATCTCGGACGGACTTCGCCAAGAGCATTCGGACATTCGCGTCACCTGCATCCATCCGGGCGTCGTCGAAAGCGAGCTCGCCAGCACCATCACCGACGAGACGGCGGCGGAGGCGATGAAGTCCTATCGCGCCATCGCGCTCCAGCCGGACGCGATCGGCCGTGCCGTGCGCTACGCGCTGGAGCAGCCCGAGGACGTCGATGTCGGCGAGATCGTCGTGCGTCCGACGCGGGCCTCGGCCTACTGA
- a CDS encoding Atu4866 domain-containing protein, with protein sequence MRAIALPKVAAILAAALATITLTETTMAQTSHPYLGMWVTEDGHVRQELLPNGRYDEARGSRQSVYTGRYEVNGTHIDYWDDTGFTADGTFVDEDTLHHGGMVFRRER encoded by the coding sequence ATGCGCGCCATTGCCCTCCCGAAAGTCGCGGCGATCCTCGCCGCGGCGCTCGCCACGATCACGCTGACGGAGACCACAATGGCGCAGACCAGCCATCCCTATCTCGGCATGTGGGTGACCGAGGACGGTCACGTCCGGCAGGAGCTCCTGCCGAACGGGCGCTACGACGAGGCGCGCGGCTCGCGCCAGAGCGTCTATACGGGGCGCTACGAGGTGAACGGCACCCACATCGACTACTGGGACGACACCGGCTTCACCGCCGACGGAACCTTCGTCGACGAGGACACGCTGCACCACGGCGGTATGGTGTTCCGGCGCGAGCGTTAA